In the genome of Paenibacillus sp. FSL R5-0766, one region contains:
- the cobU gene encoding bifunctional adenosylcobinamide kinase/adenosylcobinamide-phosphate guanylyltransferase → MSVLVTGGARSGKSSFAERLCMQRSSEAWYVATAQAYDDEMRERIAMHQHQREASGYLWHTTEEPIHLPALISRMGEGHTGTSAPTILVDCLTLWLTNVLLAHEHDEKQVLQGHLDALVEAIRTYPGLLVLVTNEVGDGIVPEYALGRKYRDLAGVLNQRIAAICGEVFLVTVGIAIELKSKEYRL, encoded by the coding sequence ATGAGCGTACTGGTGACAGGCGGCGCACGCAGTGGCAAAAGCTCCTTTGCCGAGCGTCTCTGCATGCAGCGTTCCTCTGAGGCCTGGTATGTGGCGACAGCTCAGGCGTACGATGATGAAATGCGTGAGCGCATCGCCATGCATCAGCATCAGCGCGAGGCATCAGGGTATCTGTGGCATACAACAGAAGAGCCGATACATCTACCTGCTTTGATAAGCCGCATGGGTGAAGGGCATACAGGGACTTCTGCACCCACCATTCTGGTGGATTGCCTGACGCTGTGGCTGACAAATGTTTTGTTAGCGCATGAGCATGACGAGAAGCAGGTGTTACAGGGACATTTGGACGCGTTGGTTGAAGCGATTCGAACCTATCCCGGTTTGCTTGTTTTGGTTACAAATGAAGTGGGAGATGGGATCGTACCGGAATATGCCCTTGGCAGGAAATATCGGGATTTGGCCGGTGTACTGAATCAGCGCATTGCGGCGATATGCGGTGAAGTGTTTCTGGTGACCGTAGGCATTGCGATTGAACTGAAAAGCAAGGAGTACCGCTTATGA
- a CDS encoding adenosylcobinamide amidohydrolase, which produces MTLPFYNYFTNGETEENEYASSSWPGLNISAHERHIKAQSPRAVKALSSAVYGCGMLELDRIFNIYVDRHYRCDDPPRDIEQALNEWQEPRDQCAGLLTAVRLEHTSIQEYTSNEFGLLCCTTAGVSNAARAGSERTVFDAAGNKTMSSGRERSAPSARNLTIHPYVPGTINIMLWLNGRMTTGAMVNAVQTAVEAKAAALADAGVLDSENGLPATGTTTDAIVIAVGQAMAVEEPHPMITYAGTATTAGAAIGRLVYDTVTESLQAGLLWKERIRYK; this is translated from the coding sequence ATGACACTCCCGTTTTATAACTACTTTACGAATGGAGAAACAGAAGAGAATGAATATGCTTCCTCTTCCTGGCCCGGACTGAACATATCCGCACATGAAAGACATATCAAAGCACAGAGCCCAAGGGCTGTCAAAGCGCTGTCGAGTGCGGTATATGGCTGCGGGATGCTTGAACTGGATCGCATATTTAACATCTATGTGGACAGGCATTACCGCTGTGATGATCCGCCGCGTGATATCGAACAAGCGCTGAACGAATGGCAAGAGCCGCGTGATCAATGTGCCGGATTATTGACGGCCGTCAGACTGGAGCATACCTCCATTCAGGAATATACAAGTAATGAATTTGGCCTTTTGTGCTGCACCACTGCGGGCGTATCGAATGCCGCACGCGCGGGGTCGGAGAGAACGGTATTTGATGCGGCGGGAAATAAGACGATGTCTTCCGGCAGGGAGCGCTCTGCTCCTTCAGCACGGAATCTAACGATTCACCCCTATGTCCCGGGTACAATTAACATCATGCTCTGGTTGAATGGACGCATGACCACCGGGGCGATGGTGAATGCGGTACAGACGGCGGTGGAAGCCAAAGCGGCAGCGCTGGCGGATGCGGGTGTTCTAGATTCGGAGAACGGGTTGCCCGCCACCGGCACCACAACCGATGCCATTGTGATTGCAGTAGGTCAGGCAATGGCAGTGGAGGAACCTCATCCGATGATCACTTATGCCGGAACAGCGACTACGGCAGGGGCAGCGATTGGCAGATTGGTATACGACACGGTGACAGAGAGCCTTCAGGCCGGACTGTTATGGAAAGAGAGGATCAGGTACAAATGA
- a CDS encoding ABC transporter ATP-binding protein produces the protein MNSSTSSNSTSLISIKGAGKLYGNHQALRNVDWHVGEGDWWGVVGPNGSGKSTLIQLIAGTEQLSKGQIRIDGRDIGSYSRKDLSRMIAVLQQDGLPAISYPVRDVVEMGRYPYQNWLGREVGDGALVVDRVLEDLGLTELADRPLDALSGGQRQRVALAKVMAQEPRLLLLDEPTTFLDIKYQLQFMELLSAWRQRNNITIVAVLHDLNLAALFCDHILALREGLTVGKGTPHTLINDENIQDIFRVKPAIVSHPDHAIPQLLLRRDID, from the coding sequence ATGAATTCCAGTACCAGTTCCAACTCAACTTCACTTATCTCCATTAAGGGAGCAGGGAAGTTATATGGCAATCATCAGGCACTGCGCAATGTAGACTGGCATGTTGGCGAAGGTGACTGGTGGGGAGTTGTTGGACCAAACGGCAGCGGCAAGTCCACCCTGATCCAGCTTATTGCCGGAACGGAACAGTTAAGCAAAGGTCAGATTCGTATCGATGGTCGAGACATCGGCTCTTACAGCCGTAAGGACCTGTCGCGCATGATCGCTGTATTGCAGCAGGATGGCTTACCAGCCATCTCCTATCCCGTGCGAGACGTGGTGGAGATGGGGCGATATCCATACCAGAACTGGCTGGGGCGGGAAGTGGGCGATGGGGCACTTGTAGTGGACAGGGTGCTTGAAGACCTTGGATTGACAGAGCTGGCGGACAGACCGCTGGATGCACTCAGCGGCGGGCAACGGCAGCGGGTCGCACTAGCCAAAGTTATGGCTCAGGAGCCGAGGTTACTGCTGCTGGACGAGCCGACCACGTTTCTGGATATTAAATATCAATTGCAATTCATGGAATTGTTATCGGCATGGCGACAGAGAAATAACATTACGATTGTGGCTGTGCTGCATGATCTGAATCTGGCCGCGTTATTTTGCGATCACATTCTGGCGCTGCGTGAGGGATTGACGGTTGGAAAGGGCACACCTCATACGTTGATCAACGATGAGAACATCCAGGACATATTTCGCGTCAAACCCGCGATTGTCTCTCATCCCGACCATGCCATACCTCAACTGCTGCTGCGGCGGGACATCGATTAA
- the cbiB gene encoding adenosylcobinamide-phosphate synthase CbiB → MAGAWIIIIAYLLDRCIGDPRWIPHPVIGMGKGISALERVIRSRVRTDSGLKRAGLLFPMVIAGSSFAITWGFVYLLGLIHPVIAAAAEVVLIATTIASKGLKDAGMEVYRHLKQQDWPAARRSLGMIVGRDTAHLDEPEVVRGTVETVAENIVDAIVSPLFYALIGGAPLAMAYRAVNTLDSMVGYKNDKYLHLGWASARLDDVANWIPARLTVILLIVGAWVMKLDAKGAARMVARDARLHPSPNSGFPESAVAGALGIRLGGHNVYHGVASFRAYMGEATRPMEAEDIVQTSRLMFWSAGAFVVLCLFITLGVWLAGGRLLWS, encoded by the coding sequence ATGGCGGGAGCCTGGATTATTATAATTGCGTACCTGTTGGACCGATGTATCGGAGATCCACGCTGGATTCCCCATCCGGTGATTGGCATGGGAAAAGGCATCTCGGCGTTGGAGCGAGTCATTCGCTCACGTGTGCGCACAGATTCGGGGCTGAAGAGAGCCGGGCTGTTATTCCCGATGGTGATCGCGGGGAGTTCTTTTGCCATCACGTGGGGATTCGTATATCTGCTTGGACTAATCCACCCTGTCATTGCAGCGGCAGCTGAAGTGGTGCTCATTGCAACGACCATTGCTTCAAAAGGGCTGAAGGATGCAGGCATGGAAGTGTATCGTCATCTGAAGCAGCAGGATTGGCCGGCGGCCAGACGTTCACTGGGCATGATTGTTGGACGTGATACAGCGCATCTGGATGAACCCGAGGTTGTGCGGGGAACGGTAGAGACGGTTGCTGAAAACATCGTGGATGCCATTGTATCCCCGTTATTCTATGCGCTCATTGGAGGAGCTCCGCTTGCCATGGCTTATCGCGCCGTCAACACGCTGGATTCCATGGTCGGATATAAAAATGACAAGTATCTGCATCTTGGCTGGGCCTCGGCCCGTCTGGATGATGTGGCGAACTGGATACCTGCCCGGCTGACCGTGATTCTGTTAATCGTGGGTGCCTGGGTCATGAAGCTGGACGCCAAAGGAGCAGCACGCATGGTTGCACGGGATGCAAGATTACACCCAAGTCCGAATAGCGGTTTTCCCGAATCAGCGGTGGCTGGAGCACTGGGCATCCGGCTTGGCGGACATAACGTGTATCACGGCGTTGCTTCATTTCGTGCCTACATGGGTGAAGCCACACGGCCGATGGAAGCCGAGGATATTGTGCAAACGTCACGTCTGATGTTCTGGTCGGCAGGTGCTTTTGTGGTACTATGCTTGTTCATAACGCTGGGTGTGTGGCTGGCAGGAGGTAGGCTGTTATGGTCATAA
- a CDS encoding lipoate--protein ligase, whose product MLFVDNQGITDPSVNLAIEEYILKHLPMEDDSYLLFYINRPSIIIGKHQNTIEEINIEYVQDNGVQVVRRLSGGGAVYHDLGNLNFSFITADDGQSFHNFRKFTQPVVEALHELGVNAELTGRNDLQVGEKKISGNAQFSTRGRMFSHGTLMFDLNLEHVQASLNVNPEKFKSKSTKSVRSRVANIRDLIDTNLTIEQFRDELLRHIFRMEPQDVPQYKLTDKDWDKIKEISAERYNNWDWNYGLSPESNVKHTRKFPVGIIDLRMNIKDGRIEDIKIFGDFFGVGDVADIENMLRGKRYEETEVRTALEGLDVKHYFGNLELEDFIGLVFLEE is encoded by the coding sequence ATGCTGTTTGTAGACAACCAGGGCATTACAGATCCTTCTGTAAACCTTGCCATTGAGGAGTACATTCTGAAGCATCTGCCGATGGAGGATGACAGCTATCTGCTGTTCTACATCAACCGTCCGTCGATTATCATCGGAAAGCATCAAAATACGATTGAGGAAATTAATATCGAGTACGTTCAGGATAACGGTGTGCAGGTCGTTCGTCGTCTTTCGGGAGGCGGAGCGGTATATCACGATCTGGGCAACCTGAATTTCAGTTTTATTACAGCGGATGACGGTCAATCCTTCCACAATTTCCGCAAGTTCACCCAGCCTGTGGTTGAAGCTTTGCACGAGCTTGGTGTAAATGCCGAGTTGACCGGGCGTAATGATCTGCAAGTCGGCGAAAAGAAAATTTCGGGCAATGCCCAGTTTTCCACACGTGGGCGTATGTTCAGTCATGGCACATTGATGTTTGATCTGAATCTGGAGCATGTTCAGGCTTCCCTGAACGTCAATCCCGAGAAGTTCAAATCCAAGAGCACCAAGTCCGTCCGCAGCCGGGTCGCCAACATACGGGATCTGATTGACACCAACCTGACGATTGAGCAGTTCCGCGATGAGCTGTTACGTCACATTTTCAGAATGGAGCCACAAGACGTCCCGCAATACAAGCTGACTGACAAGGACTGGGACAAAATCAAGGAAATTTCCGCTGAGCGTTATAACAACTGGGACTGGAACTATGGCTTGTCTCCGGAAAGCAATGTGAAGCACACTCGTAAATTCCCTGTGGGCATCATCGATCTGCGCATGAACATCAAGGATGGACGCATCGAAGATATCAAAATCTTTGGCGACTTCTTCGGTGTAGGCGATGTGGCGGATATCGAAAATATGCTGCGCGGCAAACGGTATGAAGAAACCGAGGTGCGTACAGCACTTGAGGGCCTGGATGTAAAACATTACTTCGGCAACCTTGAGCTGGAAGACTTTATTGGCCTTGTTTTC
- a CDS encoding iron chelate uptake ABC transporter family permease subunit, whose protein sequence is MSKKLILFGTMGMVLLVLTVLICTGIGSVALPIRDIAGILIHKIPWVGDWITPDWNKAAEQIIWKVRFPRVLLAVLVGASLAIAGAGFQGVLRNPLADPFTLGVSSGASVGAAFLIFFGLQYALIGIWTLPLVAFLTGVITLWFVMALAREGRKIPTHSLILAGVVMQSFLGAVVSFLSTMSKQTINEIIYWTMGSLALRGWSYTAILFPYFLLGLVFLWSRARSLNVLALGERQAAHIGIGVDRLKLSVLAVGTLLTAGAVSVSGVIGFVGLVIPHMLRLLVGPDYRLLVPLSAIGGAIFMVWADTIARSLLAPTEIPLGVVTAFVGAPFFAYLLHRNKKLQKGMMP, encoded by the coding sequence ATGAGTAAAAAGCTGATCCTGTTCGGAACGATGGGCATGGTGCTGCTGGTGCTCACCGTGCTCATCTGCACGGGCATTGGTTCAGTAGCGTTGCCGATCCGTGATATTGCAGGCATCCTGATTCACAAAATTCCCTGGGTGGGCGATTGGATTACACCGGATTGGAACAAGGCAGCCGAACAGATTATCTGGAAAGTCAGATTCCCACGTGTACTGCTTGCCGTGCTCGTGGGCGCATCGTTGGCGATTGCCGGTGCGGGATTCCAGGGGGTTCTTCGGAACCCGCTGGCAGACCCGTTCACCCTGGGCGTATCATCCGGTGCTTCGGTGGGTGCAGCCTTTCTGATTTTCTTCGGATTGCAGTATGCACTGATCGGAATCTGGACGTTGCCACTGGTGGCGTTTTTGACGGGTGTAATCACGTTATGGTTTGTTATGGCACTGGCTCGTGAAGGGCGTAAAATACCTACACATAGCCTCATTCTGGCTGGTGTGGTCATGCAAAGTTTCCTGGGCGCAGTTGTTTCCTTCCTGTCGACCATGTCGAAACAGACGATTAATGAAATTATATACTGGACGATGGGAAGTCTGGCTCTGCGTGGGTGGTCGTATACGGCCATCCTTTTCCCGTATTTTCTGTTAGGACTGGTCTTTCTCTGGAGCCGTGCACGCTCGTTGAATGTGCTTGCACTGGGAGAACGTCAAGCGGCACATATCGGGATCGGAGTGGACAGGCTCAAGCTGTCGGTGCTGGCAGTCGGCACACTGCTAACCGCAGGGGCTGTCTCGGTATCGGGTGTCATCGGATTCGTTGGATTGGTGATCCCGCATATGTTGCGGCTGCTGGTGGGGCCGGATTACCGACTGCTGGTACCTTTGTCTGCCATTGGTGGAGCGATCTTCATGGTGTGGGCAGATACCATCGCAAGATCGTTGCTGGCGCCAACTGAAATTCCGCTCGGTGTTGTCACCGCCTTTGTTGGTGCGCCGTTCTTTGCTTACCTGCTGCACCGGAACAAAAAGTTGCAGAAGGGGATGATGCCATGA
- a CDS encoding ABC transporter substrate-binding protein, with product MNFKNWKSVASLLSAAALALALAGCGNATTNEGTGTSQQPAQEQSQGQAQTDLKTQYPLTVTDATGESFTFEKAPAKIVSVSPAETESLFALGLDDQIVGVSDYDDYPEAATTKAKMGGITKPNEESIIAAEADIVFTGISMSEDAVKKLRELGITIFKTDPKSIDDVMNNIETFGKITDHQEKAQEIITQMKQDVTDVTEAVKAVKPEEKKKVYVEFSPGWSVGKGEFMDELITVAGGTNIASDKEGWYQINEENVIASNPDVILYANDVIDENSKTLDQIIKARSGWDQITAVKNDAVIGLDANLLSRPGPRVTQGLKEVAKAIYPDLFQ from the coding sequence ATGAATTTCAAAAATTGGAAAAGCGTAGCGTCCCTGCTAAGTGCAGCGGCACTTGCACTGGCTTTGGCCGGATGTGGCAATGCAACAACAAACGAGGGCACAGGTACTTCACAGCAACCGGCACAGGAGCAGTCCCAAGGCCAAGCGCAGACGGACCTCAAAACACAATATCCACTGACAGTTACGGATGCAACGGGTGAATCATTCACCTTTGAAAAGGCACCTGCCAAAATTGTATCCGTGTCTCCGGCTGAGACGGAATCCCTGTTTGCCCTTGGATTGGACGATCAGATCGTTGGTGTATCCGACTATGACGATTATCCGGAAGCGGCAACAACCAAAGCTAAAATGGGCGGTATCACCAAGCCCAATGAAGAGTCTATTATTGCAGCTGAAGCCGACATCGTCTTCACAGGTATCTCCATGAGCGAAGATGCAGTGAAGAAACTGCGTGAGCTGGGCATTACCATTTTCAAAACGGATCCTAAATCCATTGACGATGTAATGAACAATATCGAAACCTTCGGTAAAATTACCGATCATCAGGAAAAAGCACAAGAAATCATCACTCAGATGAAACAGGACGTGACGGATGTAACCGAAGCGGTGAAGGCAGTTAAACCGGAAGAGAAGAAAAAAGTATACGTTGAATTCTCCCCAGGTTGGTCGGTAGGTAAAGGTGAGTTCATGGACGAACTGATCACCGTAGCCGGAGGAACCAATATTGCTTCGGACAAAGAAGGCTGGTACCAGATCAATGAAGAAAATGTGATCGCCTCCAACCCGGATGTGATTTTGTATGCTAATGATGTCATTGACGAAAACTCCAAAACACTGGATCAGATCATCAAGGCGCGCAGCGGCTGGGATCAAATTACGGCTGTGAAAAATGACGCGGTTATTGGCCTGGATGCCAACCTGCTGAGCCGTCCGGGTCCACGTGTAACCCAAGGGTTGAAAGAAGTAGCCAAAGCGATCTACCCTGACTTGTTCCAATGA
- the cobD gene encoding threonine-phosphate decarboxylase CobD, translated as MTGYIEVFGHGGDVETAASRFGRQAADFLDFSANINPLGPPGGVLEAIQQGLQSVIRYPDPAHRGFKALLSERLGVMQEQISVGNGAAESMALILLGLAPRKVGTVEPGFSEYRALARQFGAEVVHTEGREELAWRAEPEDIEQLMEKVDLLFLGQPNNPNGVQYPLEVLQRFARKAEETGTVLVIDEAFMDFIPVAGRQSLAAHLNDYPNVIIIRSMTKFYAIPGLRLGYALGRAEYIQAMTKKQVTWSVNGLALMAGEACLRSGERYEQESISQIMRERGHLIEGLKAYGCAVTPGEANFILARVPASWTAASMQEALGRRGILIRSCAMYPGLDKGHVRFAVKDADANATLLEVLGSVLETKGYPNIDQTKDEEQGGKRQ; from the coding sequence ATGACCGGTTATATCGAAGTGTTCGGACATGGCGGGGACGTGGAGACGGCTGCGTCACGATTTGGGAGGCAAGCCGCTGATTTTCTGGATTTCAGTGCCAACATTAATCCGCTCGGTCCGCCGGGAGGGGTGCTGGAGGCTATACAGCAAGGATTGCAGTCGGTGATTCGGTATCCCGATCCGGCGCATCGGGGATTCAAAGCGCTGCTGAGCGAGCGTCTTGGTGTGATGCAGGAGCAGATTTCCGTGGGCAACGGCGCAGCCGAAAGCATGGCGCTCATTCTGCTGGGGCTTGCCCCGCGCAAGGTGGGTACGGTGGAACCGGGATTTTCGGAGTACCGCGCGTTGGCACGACAATTCGGTGCCGAGGTTGTGCATACGGAAGGAAGAGAAGAACTGGCGTGGCGAGCGGAACCCGAGGACATCGAGCAGCTCATGGAAAAGGTAGACCTGCTCTTCCTTGGCCAGCCCAACAATCCAAATGGTGTACAATATCCGCTTGAGGTATTACAAAGGTTTGCCCGCAAAGCGGAAGAAACGGGAACCGTACTTGTCATTGACGAGGCATTTATGGATTTTATTCCGGTAGCCGGGCGTCAGTCCCTGGCAGCACATCTGAATGACTATCCTAATGTGATCATCATTCGCTCGATGACAAAGTTTTATGCCATTCCGGGCTTGCGTCTCGGATATGCTTTGGGCCGTGCCGAATACATTCAGGCGATGACAAAGAAACAGGTGACCTGGAGTGTCAACGGTCTGGCGCTCATGGCAGGTGAAGCCTGTCTGCGCAGCGGAGAACGGTACGAACAGGAGAGCATATCACAGATCATGCGGGAACGGGGTCATCTCATCGAAGGACTGAAGGCGTACGGATGTGCGGTGACACCGGGAGAGGCGAATTTTATTTTGGCACGTGTGCCGGCCTCTTGGACAGCGGCATCAATGCAGGAGGCGCTGGGCCGAAGAGGTATTCTGATTCGCAGCTGTGCCATGTATCCGGGGCTTGACAAAGGGCATGTACGTTTCGCGGTCAAGGATGCAGATGCCAATGCTACATTACTCGAAGTGCTGGGCAGCGTACTGGAAACCAAGGGATATCCGAATATTGATCAGACGAAAGATGAGGAACAGGGAGGGAAGCGGCAATGA
- a CDS encoding histidine phosphatase family protein has product MVINEGNAGNEVHTNQPEPLKRNILWVRHGTTLWNVEKRYLGHTDIGLLPNAKEELAPLHEQLSGVSWNEVYCSDLLRCRQTLEQILPDAIGQVKFDSRLRENDFGQWEGLTYDQLKDKPVYRNWIDTPQEVTPPGGESWQEFTGRLDSFLQQMLLEGCPSTHVNEGQVPTIVVVTHGGVIRYALSRLIAGLGFWDTHVVPGQAIQVQLEQQGNEWFGSRMTFPPIGL; this is encoded by the coding sequence ATGGTCATAAATGAAGGGAATGCAGGCAATGAAGTACATACGAATCAGCCTGAGCCGCTGAAACGAAACATTCTGTGGGTCCGTCATGGGACAACGCTGTGGAATGTGGAAAAAAGATACCTGGGGCATACCGACATTGGTCTGCTGCCAAATGCCAAAGAAGAACTGGCTCCGCTTCATGAACAATTGAGCGGTGTTTCGTGGAATGAGGTATATTGCAGTGATCTGCTTCGCTGCCGACAGACGCTGGAACAGATTCTTCCTGATGCCATCGGACAGGTGAAGTTCGACTCGCGTCTGCGCGAGAATGATTTTGGACAGTGGGAAGGGCTGACGTATGATCAGCTTAAGGATAAACCTGTGTACCGAAACTGGATTGATACCCCGCAGGAGGTCACTCCGCCCGGCGGGGAATCGTGGCAGGAGTTTACCGGACGGTTGGACTCCTTTCTCCAACAGATGTTGTTGGAGGGCTGTCCTTCGACGCACGTTAATGAGGGTCAAGTGCCAACCATAGTTGTGGTTACGCATGGTGGTGTCATCCGATATGCCTTGTCCCGTCTGATTGCCGGGCTTGGGTTCTGGGATACACATGTCGTACCGGGACAGGCGATTCAGGTTCAGCTTGAACAACAGGGGAATGAGTGGTTTGGCAGCAGAATGACTTTTCCGCCGATCGGGTTGTAA
- the cobT gene encoding nicotinate-nucleotide--dimethylbenzimidazole phosphoribosyltransferase, translating into MNNEQVLEHLISKITAPDQEVAAETSAHVDSLTKPPGSLGKLEELVIRLAGMTGNARPRFDHRAVIVMAADHGVVEEGISAFPAEVTPQMVLNFLAGGAAVNVLARHAGADVICVDIGVNADLEHPDLLSRKIRKGTANMARGAAMTRDEAVSAILAGAEVVAAEVAKGTQLFVTGEMGIGNTTASAAVMSALTGVAPAAAVGRGTGIDDAGLQRKAAVVSRALSVNTPNPEDALDVLCKVGGLEIAGLTGVILAAAAHRCPVVVDGFISTAAALVARQLAPLSTAYMIASHTSHENGHGALLRELDLKAMLDLDMRLGEGTGGVLSLHLIDAACLILNEMATFASAGVSDGASHASDSAASVDSSLQGESSR; encoded by the coding sequence ATGAATAATGAACAGGTGTTGGAGCATTTAATAAGTAAGATTACTGCCCCTGACCAGGAAGTGGCGGCAGAAACCTCTGCACACGTGGATTCGTTGACGAAGCCGCCGGGAAGTCTGGGCAAATTGGAAGAGCTGGTGATACGACTGGCAGGCATGACGGGCAATGCACGTCCGCGTTTTGATCACAGGGCGGTCATTGTCATGGCCGCAGATCACGGCGTAGTGGAAGAAGGCATCAGTGCTTTTCCTGCTGAAGTGACCCCGCAGATGGTCCTGAATTTCCTTGCTGGAGGCGCTGCGGTGAATGTGCTTGCTCGTCACGCCGGAGCTGATGTGATCTGTGTGGATATCGGTGTGAATGCCGATCTTGAACATCCGGACCTGCTTTCCCGTAAAATTCGCAAAGGCACGGCCAACATGGCCCGAGGTGCAGCGATGACCCGGGATGAGGCAGTCAGCGCTATCCTTGCAGGAGCCGAAGTTGTAGCGGCAGAGGTGGCGAAGGGAACTCAACTGTTTGTCACCGGGGAGATGGGAATTGGCAACACCACCGCAAGTGCTGCGGTAATGAGCGCGTTAACCGGAGTTGCACCAGCTGCCGCCGTGGGGCGAGGAACCGGCATTGATGATGCAGGCTTGCAGCGCAAGGCTGCTGTAGTCAGCCGGGCGCTTAGCGTAAACACACCGAACCCGGAAGATGCACTGGATGTTCTGTGCAAGGTGGGTGGACTGGAGATTGCCGGACTCACAGGGGTTATTCTCGCAGCAGCTGCTCATCGTTGCCCTGTCGTTGTAGACGGGTTCATCTCTACCGCCGCAGCGCTGGTGGCGAGACAACTTGCACCTCTGAGCACAGCCTATATGATCGCTTCTCATACGTCACACGAAAATGGACATGGAGCGCTGCTGCGTGAACTGGACCTGAAAGCGATGCTGGATCTGGACATGCGTCTGGGTGAAGGCACAGGCGGCGTGCTCAGTCTTCATCTGATTGACGCAGCATGTCTCATTCTGAACGAGATGGCGACTTTTGCAAGCGCGGGTGTCTCGGACGGGGCAAGCCATGCTTCGGACTCCGCTGCGTCGGTTGATTCATCCCTGCAAGGAGAGAGTTCTCGATGA
- the cobS gene encoding adenosylcobinamide-GDP ribazoletransferase, with protein MKDGTPAPQRKHAAAAAFQFLSRFPVKMQIDFVPPLLRESVVFYPLVGAAIGLCAWLAGALSGAVLPAFPAAVLTLTLWVWLTGGLHLDGWMDTADGLLSYRTRERMLEIMKDSRVGAMGVIACVLLLMMKAALIADFIARGHWVYGALLILPMIWSRWFMVYAMSAWPNAREDDGLAVLFKGLGERKEVQRARSSAVGLTLVAGALTFAAVWLFKPDMGIADAMVSGLGTLPWWLYPVTAVIILPVACYYIGRFVAARISERLGGLTGDTYGAMNELLEAALLTVLSVLQGLFWL; from the coding sequence ATGAAGGATGGCACGCCTGCTCCTCAGCGCAAACATGCGGCGGCAGCCGCTTTTCAATTTTTGTCCCGTTTCCCTGTCAAAATGCAAATCGATTTTGTCCCGCCATTGCTGCGGGAAAGTGTAGTCTTTTATCCGCTGGTCGGTGCTGCAATTGGTCTGTGTGCCTGGCTCGCGGGAGCCTTAAGCGGTGCAGTGCTTCCGGCCTTTCCGGCTGCCGTCCTGACCTTGACGTTATGGGTATGGCTTACCGGAGGGCTCCATCTTGACGGATGGATGGATACGGCGGATGGCTTGCTCAGTTATCGTACTCGTGAACGGATGCTTGAGATTATGAAGGACAGCCGTGTCGGGGCAATGGGCGTGATCGCCTGCGTGTTGCTTCTGATGATGAAGGCTGCGCTGATCGCTGATTTTATTGCCCGGGGCCACTGGGTGTACGGTGCGTTGCTGATCCTGCCCATGATCTGGAGCCGCTGGTTCATGGTGTATGCGATGTCGGCCTGGCCGAATGCGCGCGAAGATGATGGACTTGCTGTATTGTTTAAAGGTCTCGGGGAGCGGAAGGAGGTCCAGCGTGCACGAAGTTCAGCTGTGGGCCTGACCTTGGTCGCAGGGGCACTTACGTTTGCCGCGGTGTGGCTTTTCAAGCCGGATATGGGGATTGCGGATGCGATGGTGAGTGGGCTGGGAACACTGCCATGGTGGCTATACCCGGTGACGGCAGTTATTATACTGCCTGTGGCGTGTTATTATATCGGCCGATTCGTGGCTGCTCGGATCAGTGAACGGCTCGGCGGTTTAACCGGGGATACGTATGGTGCCATGAATGAGCTGCTGGAGGCGGCTTTGTTGACCGTGCTGAGTGTGCTTCAGGGACTGTTCTGGCTGTAA